One window from the genome of Acinetobacter sp. LoGeW2-3 encodes:
- a CDS encoding metal-dependent hydrolase codes for MNAPLKTTVQPVVRTNLDFKLDEIPRFWFGGDPFLTRMFDALSLTFPDGERYFIQSVRLFRDKITDPDLQKRVADFIRQEAQHGIAHEKMNQVMKQQGMPVDQFIQRLNKIFKFELEKRSPQYNIAMTAAAEHMTALMAETFYTYKDTLREAHPYVRALFAWHAIEEMEHRDVAFDVMQQVGDVPENLRKFTLAWTSALMIGFTIYRANVMLKHDGFTPRQRLQMNIRGLPWFFGKKGTLTRMSKQYRDWFKKDFHPSQHPVIAQYDIWVKTLAETGDPIQAGEALWQAAKD; via the coding sequence ATGAATGCACCATTAAAAACGACTGTACAACCGGTGGTTCGCACCAATCTTGATTTTAAACTTGATGAAATTCCTCGCTTCTGGTTTGGCGGCGACCCATTCCTGACCCGTATGTTTGATGCGCTGAGCCTGACTTTTCCAGACGGCGAACGCTACTTCATTCAAAGCGTACGTCTATTCCGCGACAAGATTACCGATCCTGATCTGCAAAAACGTGTGGCAGACTTTATCCGCCAGGAAGCACAGCACGGCATCGCGCATGAAAAGATGAATCAGGTCATGAAACAGCAAGGTATGCCAGTCGACCAATTTATTCAGCGGTTAAACAAGATTTTTAAATTCGAACTGGAAAAACGTTCTCCTCAATACAATATTGCCATGACCGCTGCAGCTGAGCATATGACTGCCCTGATGGCAGAAACTTTCTATACTTATAAAGACACCTTGAGAGAGGCACATCCTTATGTGCGTGCCCTGTTTGCCTGGCATGCGATTGAGGAAATGGAACATCGTGATGTTGCCTTTGACGTCATGCAACAGGTCGGCGATGTACCGGAAAATCTACGCAAATTTACCTTGGCATGGACCAGTGCATTGATGATCGGCTTTACTATTTATCGTGCCAATGTGATGTTAAAGCATGATGGATTTACACCACGCCAACGTCTGCAGATGAATATCCGAGGCCTGCCATGGTTCTTTGGTAAAAAAGGCACACTGACCCGGATGAGCAAACAGTATCGTGACTGGTTTAAAAAAGATTTTCATCCAAGTCAGCATCCGGTGATTGCTCAATATGATATCTGGGTAAAAACACTGGCTGAAACCGGTGATCCGATTCAGGCGGGTGAAGCGCTCTGGCAAGCTGCAAAAGATTAA